The following are from one region of the Quercus robur chromosome 1, dhQueRobu3.1, whole genome shotgun sequence genome:
- the LOC126712401 gene encoding uncharacterized protein LOC126712401, whose product MSIKQCEDETLRSYITRFNKEALSIDEADDKILIAAFTNGLQKGKFMFSLYKNDPKTMSNVLYRATKYMNAEDALLAREEKPRKKERQEDTRQDKGRKMARTGDR is encoded by the coding sequence ATGAGCATCAAGCAATGTGAAGACGAGACGCTGAGATCCTACATAACTCGTTTCAACAAGGAGGCCCTTTCAATTGACGAAGCGGATGATAAGATACTCATAGCAGCATTCACTAATGGGTTACAGAAGGGTAAGTTCATGTTTTCtttatacaaaaacgacccaaaaaccatgtcgaATGTGCTCTACAGAGCCACAAAATACATGAACGCGGAAGATGCATTGCTGGCCCGTGAGGAGAAGCCCAGAAAGAAGGAAAGACAGGAAGACACACGACAAGATAAGGGGCGAAAGATGGCTAGAACCGGAGATCGATGA